One part of the Dioscorea cayenensis subsp. rotundata cultivar TDr96_F1 chromosome 2, TDr96_F1_v2_PseudoChromosome.rev07_lg8_w22 25.fasta, whole genome shotgun sequence genome encodes these proteins:
- the LOC120276791 gene encoding protein root UVB sensitive 6-like isoform X1 has product MSRGVQSYERVSDTVPHSVDGVSVSDTGTTPVCRRFCVSVLPRMKQVFTRTFYRKLHRGLEHRYLHTQPTDLVLDTCHLICRSVFDHVMIYCISLFLIFFLKQLRFAGDLLMELGASVELATAAVPHLFLPLACAANMAKNVAAVTSTSTHTPIYKAYARGENIGDVTAKGESVANIADLLGTGLSIFISKRNSSIVASFILLSFGYIFSSYGEVCHLLLLIFVSCHF; this is encoded by the exons ATGTCGAGAGGTGTCCAATCGTATGAGAGGGTGTCAGATACAGTGCCCCACAGTGTTGATGGCGTATCCGTGTCGGACACCGGCACGACACCGGTATGTCGGCGGTTTTGCGTGTCTGTGCTTCCCAG GATGAAACAGGTGTTTACAAGAACCTTTTACAGGAAATTGCACAGAGGGTTGGAGCACCGTTACCTTCATACACAACCTACAGATCTGGTCTTGGACACCTGCCATTTAATATGCAGATCTGTATTTGATCATGTTATGATTTAttgcatttctttgtttttaattttttttttaaagcag CTTCGCTTTGCTGGTGATCTTTTAATGGAGTTGGGTGCTAGTGTAGAATTGGCAACTGCAGCTGTGCCTCATCTTTTCTTACCATTGGCTTGTGCAGCCAATATGGCAAAG AATGTTGCTGCCGTGACATCAACATCAACACACACTCCTATTTACAAGGCCTATGCTAGAGGGGAGAACATTGGTGATGTCACTGCTAAGGGGGAGTCTGTTGCCAATATTGCTGATCTG TTGGGGACTGGCCTCAGCATCTTCATTTCAAAGAGGAATTCATCCATTGTggcttcttttattttgttgtcatTTGGATATATATTCAGTTCATACGGGGAGGTATGTCACcttcttttattgatttttgtttcttgtcatttttaa
- the LOC120276791 gene encoding uncharacterized protein LOC120276791 isoform X3, which produces MSRGVQSYERVSDTVPHSVDGVSVSDTGTTPVCRRFCVSVLPRMKQVFTRTFYRKLHRGLEHRYLHTQPTDLVLDTCHLICRSVFDHVMIYCISLFLIFFLKQLRFAGDLLMELGASVELATAAVPHLFLPLACAANMAKAYARGENIGDVTAKGESVANIADLLGTGLSIFISKRNSSIVASFILLSFGYIFSSYGEVCHLLLLIFVSCHF; this is translated from the exons ATGTCGAGAGGTGTCCAATCGTATGAGAGGGTGTCAGATACAGTGCCCCACAGTGTTGATGGCGTATCCGTGTCGGACACCGGCACGACACCGGTATGTCGGCGGTTTTGCGTGTCTGTGCTTCCCAG GATGAAACAGGTGTTTACAAGAACCTTTTACAGGAAATTGCACAGAGGGTTGGAGCACCGTTACCTTCATACACAACCTACAGATCTGGTCTTGGACACCTGCCATTTAATATGCAGATCTGTATTTGATCATGTTATGATTTAttgcatttctttgtttttaattttttttttaaagcag CTTCGCTTTGCTGGTGATCTTTTAATGGAGTTGGGTGCTAGTGTAGAATTGGCAACTGCAGCTGTGCCTCATCTTTTCTTACCATTGGCTTGTGCAGCCAATATGGCAAAG GCCTATGCTAGAGGGGAGAACATTGGTGATGTCACTGCTAAGGGGGAGTCTGTTGCCAATATTGCTGATCTG TTGGGGACTGGCCTCAGCATCTTCATTTCAAAGAGGAATTCATCCATTGTggcttcttttattttgttgtcatTTGGATATATATTCAGTTCATACGGGGAGGTATGTCACcttcttttattgatttttgtttcttgtcatttttaa
- the LOC120276791 gene encoding protein root UVB sensitive 6-like isoform X5, which yields MSRGVQSYERVSDTVPHSVDGVSVSDTGTTPVCRRFCVSVLPRMKQVFTRTFYRKLHRGLEHRYLHTQPTDLLRFAGDLLMELGASVELATAAVPHLFLPLACAANMAKNVAAVTSTSTHTPIYKAYARGENIGDVTAKGESVANIADLLGTGLSIFISKRNSSIVASFILLSFGYIFSSYGEVCHLLLLIFVSCHF from the exons ATGTCGAGAGGTGTCCAATCGTATGAGAGGGTGTCAGATACAGTGCCCCACAGTGTTGATGGCGTATCCGTGTCGGACACCGGCACGACACCGGTATGTCGGCGGTTTTGCGTGTCTGTGCTTCCCAG GATGAAACAGGTGTTTACAAGAACCTTTTACAGGAAATTGCACAGAGGGTTGGAGCACCGTTACCTTCATACACAACCTACAGATCTG CTTCGCTTTGCTGGTGATCTTTTAATGGAGTTGGGTGCTAGTGTAGAATTGGCAACTGCAGCTGTGCCTCATCTTTTCTTACCATTGGCTTGTGCAGCCAATATGGCAAAG AATGTTGCTGCCGTGACATCAACATCAACACACACTCCTATTTACAAGGCCTATGCTAGAGGGGAGAACATTGGTGATGTCACTGCTAAGGGGGAGTCTGTTGCCAATATTGCTGATCTG TTGGGGACTGGCCTCAGCATCTTCATTTCAAAGAGGAATTCATCCATTGTggcttcttttattttgttgtcatTTGGATATATATTCAGTTCATACGGGGAGGTATGTCACcttcttttattgatttttgtttcttgtcatttttaa
- the LOC120276791 gene encoding protein root UVB sensitive 6-like isoform X2, which yields MSRGVQSYERVSDTVPHSVDGVSVSDTGTTPVCRRFCVSVLPRMKQVFTRTFYRKLHRGLEHRYLHTQPTDLVLDTCHLICRSVFDHVMIYCISLFLIFFLKQLRFAGDLLMELGASVELATAAVPHLFLPLACAANMAKNVAAVTSTSTHTPIYKAYARGENIGDVTAKGESVANIADLLGTGLSIFISKRNSSIVASFILLSFGYIFSSYGEGVFPH from the exons ATGTCGAGAGGTGTCCAATCGTATGAGAGGGTGTCAGATACAGTGCCCCACAGTGTTGATGGCGTATCCGTGTCGGACACCGGCACGACACCGGTATGTCGGCGGTTTTGCGTGTCTGTGCTTCCCAG GATGAAACAGGTGTTTACAAGAACCTTTTACAGGAAATTGCACAGAGGGTTGGAGCACCGTTACCTTCATACACAACCTACAGATCTGGTCTTGGACACCTGCCATTTAATATGCAGATCTGTATTTGATCATGTTATGATTTAttgcatttctttgtttttaattttttttttaaagcag CTTCGCTTTGCTGGTGATCTTTTAATGGAGTTGGGTGCTAGTGTAGAATTGGCAACTGCAGCTGTGCCTCATCTTTTCTTACCATTGGCTTGTGCAGCCAATATGGCAAAG AATGTTGCTGCCGTGACATCAACATCAACACACACTCCTATTTACAAGGCCTATGCTAGAGGGGAGAACATTGGTGATGTCACTGCTAAGGGGGAGTCTGTTGCCAATATTGCTGATCTG TTGGGGACTGGCCTCAGCATCTTCATTTCAAAGAGGAATTCATCCATTGTggcttcttttattttgttgtcatTTGGATATATATTCAGTTCATACGGGGAG GGTGTGTTCCCTCATTGA
- the LOC120276791 gene encoding protein root UVB sensitive 6-like isoform X4: MRGCQIQCPTVLMAYPCRTPARHRMKQVFTRTFYRKLHRGLEHRYLHTQPTDLVLDTCHLICRSVFDHVMIYCISLFLIFFLKQLRFAGDLLMELGASVELATAAVPHLFLPLACAANMAKNVAAVTSTSTHTPIYKAYARGENIGDVTAKGESVANIADLLGTGLSIFISKRNSSIVASFILLSFGYIFSSYGEVCHLLLLIFVSCHF; the protein is encoded by the exons ATGAGAGGGTGTCAGATACAGTGCCCCACAGTGTTGATGGCGTATCCGTGTCGGACACCGGCACGACACCG GATGAAACAGGTGTTTACAAGAACCTTTTACAGGAAATTGCACAGAGGGTTGGAGCACCGTTACCTTCATACACAACCTACAGATCTGGTCTTGGACACCTGCCATTTAATATGCAGATCTGTATTTGATCATGTTATGATTTAttgcatttctttgtttttaattttttttttaaagcag CTTCGCTTTGCTGGTGATCTTTTAATGGAGTTGGGTGCTAGTGTAGAATTGGCAACTGCAGCTGTGCCTCATCTTTTCTTACCATTGGCTTGTGCAGCCAATATGGCAAAG AATGTTGCTGCCGTGACATCAACATCAACACACACTCCTATTTACAAGGCCTATGCTAGAGGGGAGAACATTGGTGATGTCACTGCTAAGGGGGAGTCTGTTGCCAATATTGCTGATCTG TTGGGGACTGGCCTCAGCATCTTCATTTCAAAGAGGAATTCATCCATTGTggcttcttttattttgttgtcatTTGGATATATATTCAGTTCATACGGGGAGGTATGTCACcttcttttattgatttttgtttcttgtcatttttaa